The sequence TCACCAAGATCAGAAGAAGCTCCATCTGCTAATACATCACCAGCAATAATATGATCTCCTTTTTTTACTATAGGTCTTTGATTAATATTAGTATTTTGATTTGATCTAGTATATTTAATTAAATTATAAATATCTACACCTATTTCACCAGCAATATTTTCTATATCATTAACTTTTACAACTATTCTTTCAGCATCAACATATTCTACTATACCACCTCTTTTAGCTTGTACAGTAGTTCCAGAATCTACAGCTACAGTGCGTTCTACACCAGTTCCAACTAAAGGTTTTTCAGGCCTTAAACAAGGAACTGCTTGACGTTGCATATTAGCTCCCATTAATGCTCTATTAGCATCATCATGCTCTAAAAATGGAATAAGAGACGCAGCTACTGAAACTATTTGAGATGGTGCGATATCAACATAATCTATATTTATAGGAGAAGTTAACATAGTTTCTCCATTTTGGCGGCTAGCCACCAAATCATCTGTAAAAACACCATCTTTATCTAATGTAGCATTTGCTTGAGCTATAACATAGTGACTTTCTTCTATAGCAGATAAGTAATCAATTTGATTAGTAATTTTACCATCTACAACTTTTTTATAAGGAGTTTCTAAAAAACCATAATCATTTAATCTTGCATATAAAGCCATAGAATTTATTAGTCCTATATTAGGACCTTCTGGTGTTTCAATAGGACATACTCTACCATAATGTGTTGGATGAACATCTCTAACTTCAAATCCAGCCCTTTCACGAGTCAAACCACCAGGACCTAAAGCAGATACTCTCCTTTTATGTGTAATTTCAGATAAAGGATTAGTTTGATCCATAAATTGAGATAATTGACTTGAACCAAAAAATTCTTTAATAGCTGCAGATATCGGTTTAGAATTTATTAAATCATGTGGCATTAAATTATCTATTTCTGCTTGATTTAATTTATCCTTTACTGCTCTTTCTACTCTAACTAATCCAGATCTAAATTGATTCTCTGTTAATTCTCCAACACATCTTACTCTACGATTACCAAGATGATCGATATCATCAACCTGACCACGACCATTACGTAATTCCACTAAAAATTTTACAGTTCTTAAAATATCCTCATTAGTAAGAGTTAAAACATTATTTCCAATATCATGCTTACTAAATTTGCTATTTATCTTCATTCTTCCAACATGAGATAAATCATAAGTTTCTTCATTAAAAAATAATTTTTGAAATAAAAATTCTATAACTTCTTCTGTAGGAGGCTCTCCTGGCCGCATCATTCTATATATAGCAATTTTAGCAGAGACCTGATCTAAAGTATCATCAATTTTTAATGTTTGAGATATGTAAGGCCCTCGATCCAAATCATTAATATATATTGTGGAAATATTTTTAATTTTAGATGATCTTAAATTATATAAATTTTCTTCTGTAATTTCATCATTAGCTTTAATAATAATTTCGCCAGTTTCAATATCTATAATATCTTGTGATACTATTTTTCCAATTAAAAAATTATCTGGAACAAATACATTATCAATCCCTGATAAAGAAATATCTTTTAAATTTTTCGCATTAATTCTTTTATCTTGTTTTACTAAAATTGAACCATTTTTATCTAAAATATCAAATTTAGCTATTTCACCTTTCCATCTTTCTGGTATAAACTTCATCATAGCGCCATTATTTTTAATTTCAAATGTATCAAAATCAAAAAAATAGCTTAAAATTTCTTCTATAGTCATACCTATAGCTTTCAATAAGATAGTTATAGGCATTTTTCTGCGACGATCTATACGAAAAAATAATATATCTTTAGGATCAAATTCAAAATCTAACCAAGATCCTCTATAAGGGATTATGCGAGCAGAAAATAATAATTTTCCTGAACTATGAGTTTTGCCCTTATCATGTTCAAAAAATACACCTGGTGATCTATGTAATTGTGAAACAACTACTCTTTCTGTTCCATTAATAATAAATGAACCGTTTTCAGTCATTAATGGAATTTCACCCATATATACATATTGTTCTTTAATTTCTTTTATAACTTGTTTATTAGAATCTCGATCAAATATTATTAAACGTACCTTAGCTTTTAAAGGTGAAGCAAAAGTTAATCCACGTAATTGACATTCTTTTACATCAAATACAGCATTACCAAGCTCATATTGAACAAATTCTAATTTAGCAAAACCATTATGACTTACAATAGGAAATACTGACAAAAATGCAGCTTGCAACCCATGACAGGAACGATCTGGTGGATTAATATCT comes from Candidatus Kinetoplastibacterium sorsogonicusi and encodes:
- the rpoB gene encoding DNA-directed RNA polymerase subunit beta, which codes for MSYSYTEKKRIRKSFAKREEVQKIPYLLATQLNSYQNFLQSDINPPDRSCHGLQAAFLSVFPIVSHNGFAKLEFVQYELGNAVFDVKECQLRGLTFASPLKAKVRLIIFDRDSNKQVIKEIKEQYVYMGEIPLMTENGSFIINGTERVVVSQLHRSPGVFFEHDKGKTHSSGKLLFSARIIPYRGSWLDFEFDPKDILFFRIDRRRKMPITILLKAIGMTIEEILSYFFDFDTFEIKNNGAMMKFIPERWKGEIAKFDILDKNGSILVKQDKRINAKNLKDISLSGIDNVFVPDNFLIGKIVSQDIIDIETGEIIIKANDEITEENLYNLRSSKIKNISTIYINDLDRGPYISQTLKIDDTLDQVSAKIAIYRMMRPGEPPTEEVIEFLFQKLFFNEETYDLSHVGRMKINSKFSKHDIGNNVLTLTNEDILRTVKFLVELRNGRGQVDDIDHLGNRRVRCVGELTENQFRSGLVRVERAVKDKLNQAEIDNLMPHDLINSKPISAAIKEFFGSSQLSQFMDQTNPLSEITHKRRVSALGPGGLTRERAGFEVRDVHPTHYGRVCPIETPEGPNIGLINSMALYARLNDYGFLETPYKKVVDGKITNQIDYLSAIEESHYVIAQANATLDKDGVFTDDLVASRQNGETMLTSPINIDYVDIAPSQIVSVAASLIPFLEHDDANRALMGANMQRQAVPCLRPEKPLVGTGVERTVAVDSGTTVQAKRGGIVEYVDAERIVVKVNDIENIAGEIGVDIYNLIKYTRSNQNTNINQRPIVKKGDHIIAGDVLADGASSDLGELALGQNMLVAFMPWNGYNFEDSILISEKVVSDDRYTSIHIEELTVVARDTKLGPEEITRDISNLSETQLNRLDDSGITYIGSEVRTGDVLVGKVTPKGETQLTPEEKLLRAIFGEKASDVKDTSLRVPSGMVGTVIDVQVFTREGVKRDKRAQSIIDSELNRYRQDLNDQLRIVENDLFDRILKTIIGKPVNSGPNKLSKNMTITKEYLLNLDRWHWFDINMSNDDDARFLEQAKDSFEHKRKEFDLLFEEKKKKLTQGDELPPGVLKMIKVYLAVKSRLQPGDKMAGRHGNKGVVSKIVPIEDMPHMADGTPVDIVLNPLGVPSRMNVGQVLEMHLGWASKGIGNRISNLLKMNINVNNIRSFLETIYCSKSSLEKIKNMNDTEIIEMANNLQSGVPFATPVFDGATEQEINDMISLAYPKEIADDLLLTESKTQAWLFDGRTGEKFERPITIGYMHFLKLHHLVDDKMHARSTGPYSLVTQQPLGGKAQFGGQRFGEMEVWALEAYGAAYTLQEMLTVKSDDISGRTKLYENIVKGNHFIDAGMPESFNVLVKEIRSLALDIDLERN